The following coding sequences lie in one Nitrospirota bacterium genomic window:
- the rpsG gene encoding 30S ribosomal protein S7 codes for MRRKVVVKRETLPDPKYGSKLVSRFINMMLEDGKKAVAEKIFYDAFEIMKKKAGDDPLKVFKTAVDNIKPAIEVKPRRVGGATYQVPVEIRPQRRTSLAFRWIISYARARAEKTMSEKLAGELLDALNNTGASIKKKEDTHRMADANKAFAHYRW; via the coding sequence ATGAGAAGAAAGGTTGTTGTAAAAAGAGAAACATTGCCTGACCCAAAATACGGCAGTAAGCTCGTTAGCAGGTTCATAAACATGATGCTCGAGGACGGCAAAAAGGCTGTGGCAGAAAAAATATTCTATGACGCATTTGAGATTATGAAGAAAAAGGCAGGCGATGACCCGCTTAAGGTTTTTAAGACTGCTGTGGATAATATTAAGCCTGCGATAGAGGTTAAGCCCAGAAGGGTTGGCGGTGCTACATATCAGGTGCCTGTAGAGATAAGACCCCAGAGGCGCACATCGCTTGCATTTAGATGGATTATAAGTTACGCAAGGGCAAGGGCTGAAAAGACAATGTCCGAGAAGCTCGCAGGAGAGCTTCTGGATGCACTTAACAACACAGGGGCTTCTATAAAGAAAAAAGAAGACACCCATAGAATGGCCGA